The window GCTTGAGTTCGTCCGAGATGTGCTCCATCGTCCGGTCGGTCGTCGTATGCCGGGTGATGTCGGCGATGACGACGTCGCCGTCGTAGACGGCGTCCTTGATGTCGACGACGTCGCCTTTCTCGCTGATTTCGGCGAAGTGTACCTGCATGCTCGCCGCGCCGGCGTCAGCGTCGAAGTCATCGATATCGAGTTCGACGTAGTCCTCGGCGTTGTGGGAGTTGCCGCCGAGAAGCTTGCTCATGAGACCCATACCTGCGAAAGCGGGGTCTGGCGGCATAGGCTTTACGTCAGACGACGCGTCGAGAGGGCCGTCGGCGGGTGCGCCACCGCGTCGACGACCCGACGCTCCGTTTCCGCCGAACACATCTTTTTGCATCGCCGTGGCCCAGATGGGACCATGACCTTCAGCATCTGCGTTCGCGAGGAGTACGAGGACGACGACGGCACCGACCAGACCCGATTCGGCGTCGCCGTCACCACCCGGCTTGCGGGAGTCGGCACGCTCTGTCCGTTTATCAGTGAGAACGGCGCGG of the Natronomonas halophila genome contains:
- a CDS encoding cell division protein SepF — translated: MGLMSKLLGGNSHNAEDYVELDIDDFDADAGAASMQVHFAEISEKGDVVDIKDAVYDGDVVIADITRHTTTDRTMEHISDELKQVANEVGGDIVQKEDDQIVITPGGVGISRSKLGR